In Esox lucius isolate fEsoLuc1 chromosome 6, fEsoLuc1.pri, whole genome shotgun sequence, the following proteins share a genomic window:
- the foxi1 gene encoding forkhead box protein I1 yields the protein MNAFGQQPSNPQSSPIQHHSAQELLDMAVYCDNFGSMYQQNLHHGHHPQRPPAHSPTYGLAEYASPTSNPYLWLNGPSINSSPYLTGSNGASYIQSGYGANQRQFLPPPTGFGGADLGWLSISSQQELFKMVRPPYSYSALIAMAIQNAGDKRLTLSQIYQYVAENFPFYKKSKAGWQNSIRHNLSLNDCFKKVARDEDDPGKGNYWTLDPNCEKMFDNGNFRRKRKRRADLNGGEPNTVIPVKSEQDCGALKLSDTASIMSSSPPSLQNSPGSSEPKSSPSPSVEHSPCFNNFVSNMNAMLPANANGSVRGGRGDFGSGGGHVMGDLSHHQTRENMSGLGSYSPSQITPLNSDTSHLSTSSRMNYYTSAQNGHSGGLGLGNSLSNQFSVNHLIYSREGTEV from the exons ATGAACGCTTTTGGACAGCAGCCATCCAACCCTCAGAGCAGCCCCATTCAACACCACAGCGCGCAGGAACTCCTTGACATGGCGGTCTACTGTGATAACTTCGGCAGCATGTACCAGCAAAACCTCCATCACGGTCACCACCCGCAGAGGCCGCCCGCGCACTCTCCGACCTACGGACTCGCGGAGTACGCCTCCCCGACCTCCAACCCGTACTTGTGGCTCAATGGCCCTAGCATCAACTCGTCTCCATATCTGACCGGGTCGAATGGAGCGTCGTACATTCAGTCAGGATATGGAGCGAACCAACGGCAATTCCTGCCACCTCCCACGGGGTTTGGCGGAGCAGATCTCGGATGGCTCTCTATTTCCAGCCAGCAAGAATTGTTTAAAATGGTTAGACCTCCTTACTCCTACTCTGCTTTGATAGCAATGGCTATCCAAAACGCTGGGGACAAGAGGCTGACGCTGAGTCAGATTTATCAGTATGTGGCGGAGAACTTTCCATTTTATAAGAAAAGCAAGGCTGGTTGGCAGAACTCAATTAGGCACAACTTGTCATTGAACGACTGTTTCAAGAAAGTGGCCCGGGATGAAGATGACCCTG GAAAGGGAAATTACTGGACGTTGGACCCAAACTgtgagaaaatgtttgataacGGCAACTtcagaagaaaaagaaagaggcgAGCAGACTTGAACGGAGGGGAACCCAACACCGTTATACCTGTGAAGTCAGAGCAGGACTGCGGCGCCCTGAAGCTCTCCGACACGGCCAGCATCATGAGTTCATCACCTCCCAGCCTCCAGAACTCACCTGGCTCCTCGGAGCCCAAGTCATCCCCATCCCCGTCGGTGGAACACAGCCCCTGTTTCAACAACTTCGTGTCCAACATGAACGCGATGCTTCCGGCCAATGCAAACGGTTCCGTCCGGGGGGGCCGGGGGGACTTCGGTTCGGGTGGAGGACATGTTATGGGGGATTTGTCACATCATCAGACCCGAGAAAACATGTCTGGACTTGGTTCCTATTCCCCGTCGCAGATCACCCCACTGAACTCAGATACCTCTCACCTCTCCACCTCGAGTCGGATGAACTACTACACGTCTGCGCAGAACGGTCACAGCGGAGGTCTGGGCCTCGGCAACTCTCTTTCTAACCAGTTCAGTGTCAACCATTTAATATACAGCCGGGAAGGAACCGAGGTGTAG